aaagttttcttttttaattaatagcaTTCCTTGTTAATGTACTGTGCTTGGTTGAGCTTTGTTCCAGTTGACCCCTCAATTTGTCTCTTTTTTCTTCGGCCAAGCAGTGAATGCGAGGCAAGTGATGAACCTTTATACGGCCGAGGAGCGTATCACCTTACTGCTTGTACCAAATCGCCTACAAGTTATCTTATTATTCTGCCCAACCtacccatttgggattacgggcgtgagtttatttgtgTTACTGCAGACTTAGTACTCGGTCAATATTTAACGACTTGTACCTGATTAACCTCAACTAATAAAGTtaaaattttatgtacctattttccCTTTTTAATGAACACTATAATGCTGCTTTACAGCTATTTACACCTCGCAAGTgcatttttgataaataatgaGTAAACTAAAAACCTATGTACGTATCAAGTTTTTAGAAAAATCAATTAATTTTGTTTCGCCTCCAATCCatacaaaactaaaaattctGACATCGGAAGAATCCTGATGCGCTTTCAGCTTTAGGCGGCTATAAATATATCGATACTTAGATTTCATAATATACTATCGTTGAAAGTAGTAGTGTTGTCGCCGAACGAAGTAAATACTCCTTTGGCCAAAACTCATGGTCCAgtcctttaaaaataaacataatggcggacatttttaagaagaaaacaagGAAAGACAGTTGACGATCGGGAGCGAAAAGGATTGGACATGGTTGAACTgaagatatttaattatattagtcgAATTGAATAAATACTGATAATTGGTATACAATCGAAACAAATGTATAATGAATGTTGGATGTTAATACAAAATCTGTATGAACTAATATGGTTTTCATTTACTTAATAGTATTATAGTTTCAAACTTCCAAAATGGCCGTCTACCGTTGAAAGTAGAATCTCTAGACATAGATCGTTAATGCACTATAGTCATATTTCATGATGCCTACGACCCGTCGGCGTCTTTGCACGTCCCGACTTGTGCAATTAGCTAATCACGCCTTTTATGCTGTCCCTACCATTCACTTTTATCGTGCAATTAGAGTCCATAAAATCAGCTCTGGGAGGCGATGCCTTCACAAtcttcacatatttgacataGTCTTCACAGCTAGTGCTGCGCGGTGTTCCGGTTTACGTGGTATGTCCCGAATTCCGAATGCCAGACATCTCAACACTCTTCGAATTTAATGGAACAACTGGGATTTTCTAAacaccacattgaagcaattcattcatACGCGTAAATttttaattgcaatattgctttttagacaaattgctTTTAGGTGGCCTCTTTAAACCACCTGCTCTGCACATTGTTATTGTTAAGTAAGGTTCTTCTATTCTTTATTTCTAATCTTGAGTATAGTTAATAGGAAACTGGAAGATTGAGTGTTTCTACTTGAACACAGTTCTTATTAGTTCGGTTTGTAACATCGCTTTTAGAGGTTAAGTAAATACATTAACGAATTCCCTTTTCAGAATTTTCAAATAACCTATCATGATCCATATCCCAGCAGGTGCCAGTATTCTAGCCAGACTGTACCTAcgtcttttaaaaaaaaccggtaagtctccgtcccgcaccaattcgtattagacgccgacctcacccctctgGGTCTCACTTTCTTAAGCgcggtctcgctcgcacttacttGAGTAACTCCTTgaggagtgtccggggtgtgcccctGTCCCGCTTTTCAACAAATAAGACTGCACAACACTTCACACACAATGCCCTAGAAAGCTATGCGCTATTCCAAAGGTTTAAAAGACGTCAAAAGAACTCAAAGTTAGCACCACGTCGGTTTTTGCACGATTACCCGACACTATAATAACTCAGTTATGGAGTCAAGAGGCGGTGACAGGAGTAAGTGGCTTGTGATTTGCTGCTAATCAACTGGTGTCAATTTTATCATCGCACCCTCGCGACGCCTTTAATCTTGAAAATTACGCAAAATTATAAACGTAGAATTAATTATAGTTATTTGTTAGGCTTAATTATATTTTCCAACATTTTACTATGTTTGAGATAAGTACTTCGGTAGAACCACAAGTCGTGAGAAGTTTCTAGAAGGGCAGGGgagttgaaaaggccacatggaagcatttgcgcataaaaaagtacctaagtGTAGTCTATTCTCTTTTGAAAACCTACAATGTTCTACATCGGATCGGATGTGAtcgaataaataaaactatcgTACTTGATGCGCAcaattccattttcaaatatgtttccaaattaataggctactttccaactagtcaaatcagttactttttactaaacgtcaaaacaccacattactatggaatttatatgaaaaagcacactgtgacgtcattgacaaacgtaacaaaatgtcgcactaattattacggatttttttattaaaattcataaataagttaaatagaaaaaagaaaatgtttttcgttagttttagatctgtctttatctggtaatcagaatttcataatttatcttgaacctggtacacggCCCAATTAAGCTCTCTCCTTACATCCCTACCTCTTAGTCTATAAAGAGTAATCATCATAAAATACGTTTTTGTTTGTCATGACTGTTATAAGCCGCGCCAATAAAGAAACGAATCGAAAATGGCGTCTAGTACTTGCAAAGACAGATGGTAGGGTCAGCAATACTAGGGTTTAGTTCCCGGGAAATTTCGAAAAAatagatatttttcaattttattaaaaatattttttaagcaaGATTAATATTCCGGGATCGAAAACCCATTAGTTTCAAGCTTGTTAAGAGATACATAAGTATGTAGAATACATAggtgtaaatataaaacaatgctTTGAgcgaaacattattatttatttatcaaaatagacAAATTAATTTTGAGACGTTGATGGCCTTTCACCGGTTTTAGTAGACGTTGATGTCCCTTCACCGGGGTCATCGTAATCAATCTCTTCAATCCCAGACATCTCACTGTCCCTTTCTTCCGCCGAAGTATCAGTTTCACTTGATGAATCGTCGCTGCTATCCATACCCACTCGTATAATGAAATCATCTATTTCCGTTTCATTCGTAACGTCACGTGTCCAGTACGTTTCTTCTACTCTTTTAATATGGTTGATTTGTTTTTTCCAGTCTTCAGCTGTTATTGATGAGATGGCATCTTTTGTTAGTTGTTCAATTTTGTTTTCATGCTGTTCCACATTTTTGTCAGCAACCCTTTGTTTTAACAAATTCCAGATATGCTCAATCGGGTTCAAATCACAGTTATATGGGGgcaatcttaggacttcgtgtccgtgtgattttaataattcatccACTACATACTTTTTCTCTGGCATTTGTTTCTTTAACTCTGTTAGGAGCTCTGCTTTTGTCCATTCCTCTCTGTAGGTTATATTATGTTCCTTCATAAATTTTTTTACATCATCTTTTCGAGTAGCCGTTGTTGGTGCTTTGTCCAATTGCATCGAATGATACGAAGCATTGTCTAGTACTAGAATACATGATGGAGGCAGATTTGGAATtaatttttcattcaaatattttagaaaattttgGCCATCCATTTCGTCGTGGTAGTCACCTGTTTTACATTTCGCTTTAAAAACCAGGCCAGCACCACTCACGAAACCATTTTCACTTCCTGCGTGAACTATTACCCACCTTTGGCCAGGGCTGTCATTTTTTCGAACACCCTTATCCCTCGAACTTTGCCAGCATTTGCTTACTGTATAGTGGGCGTGAATCCATGTTTCATCCATATATATCACAGGTTTTTTATCGGGTCCTAATGCATCATTTTCTCTAATGCGTCGCAAATAGCGGGCTCGCCAAGCTTTAATATTGTCTTTTTCTATAAGAATCGATCTGTTTTGACGGCATTTTTTGAACCGATagccaagtttattttttaaaatccgcCTCAAAGTTGTTTTAGATCCTTTAAAATTTAAGTCTTTTTTTGCGGAtgccaatattttatttaacgtgGGTACTTCTTTACGCACATCGTAAATAGAATTAACAATATTTCCGATGGCACAGATATCAAAATTGTCAATGGGGACTCTAGTATTATGTAGACCACGTCTCCCTTTGCTGGGTGTCCGAATTCTTGtcttcttctcctcagcaagttgaccttaaaaaacaaaaataattctcagcattaataaaaacattgaacATTGCAGTTATCatcggatattagccgtaacatatcGAGAATATCTaagaagtacctatttataagcatattttattccttatttttataaaagaaataatttgtattatacatataaatcttattataagattaaaacttaattttcgTTTCCAAAAGAAAGATTTAGTTCAAAAATGGAATGAAAATATTTCCCATTagttgttttttacagaagatagCCTATATGGGCTATGAGCTTTTGCATGCTAAAAGCTAggcgaaaataacttaa
This sequence is a window from Pectinophora gossypiella chromosome 14, ilPecGoss1.1, whole genome shotgun sequence. Protein-coding genes within it:
- the LOC126372490 gene encoding uncharacterized protein LOC126372490, giving the protein MTTSGKRGKVLRSDARDIVYNVIKYFQEEKNLERYHPFQYANARAAMATGLSVSTIVKIKKEGQLAEEKKTRIRTPSKGRRGLHNTRVPIDNFDICAIGNIVNSIYDVRKEVPTLNKILASAKKDLNFKGSKTTLRRILKNKLGYRFKKCRQNRSILIEKDNIKAWRARYLRRIRENDALGPDKKPVIYMDETWIHAHYTVSKCWQSSRDKGVRKNDSPGQRWVIVHAGSENGFVSGAGLVFKAKCKTGDYHDEMDGQNFLKYLNEKLIPNLPPSCILVLDNASYHSMQLDKAPTTATRKDDVKKFMKEHNITYREEWTKAELLTELKKQMPEKKYVVDELLKSHGHEVLRLPPYNCDLNPIEHIWNLLKQRVADKNVEQHENKIEQLTKDAISSITAEDWKKQINHIKRVEETYWTRDVTNETEIDDFIIRVGMDSSDDSSSETDTSAEERDSEMSGIEEIDYDDPGEGTSTSTKTGERPSTSQN